In one Magallana gigas chromosome 7, xbMagGiga1.1, whole genome shotgun sequence genomic region, the following are encoded:
- the LOC105335254 gene encoding choline transporter-like protein 1 isoform X2, giving the protein MGCSSCCGKTKTTKTEEDEDWPELQDGPIADRQCRDVLFLIIFILYLGGMVYVAYRGVSQGDPYRLVYGVDSWGNVCDRKNTPIPGVPLSGRDMSGKKRTLHLDPGYYTELLKTHIIPSFSSNPDIVVCLSHCPNETLSSSAEVDAYMARTNTSLCRYDTSAYVSDDDICLKPVKPHTSVFWRCIPDSVVMMVKGMSGSFTSLLSGISGGSFTQKVISDLKNTWVEILYLAAIAFGTSVVVVVLMWLLAAVIIWMLIFAVIAFSIGASGYSWYCWYRFDARYKGLPANEQTEAERERTQTWLIYAAVTSAITLVLLLVLLIMRKRIQLVVQLFKEAGKALKCVPCLLLQPVWTLLILVGTVGGLVLIAVYIETSGQPNVNNQTQTVSYEMEKSWEYVRWYHIFGFLWISAFIVACQDFVIASAIATWYFKRDKSSMGCPIATAIWRIIRYHMGSIAFGSFIIAVVRLARLILAYIQSRLRGKSGPVVDFVLKVLQCCLWCFEKFLAYLNRNAYIEIAIFGHSFCTGAKKAFLLILENALRVAAINSIGDFVLFLGKLSTMAVVLVVGNEFFQGHEDVNFVFVPLTVSCAFAYAISHCFLLVYEITIDTIFLCFCEDCKENDGINKPYYMSTDLLNYMQKTSKIMNMDKQKKKKKEETDLATV; this is encoded by the exons ATGGGTTGCTCAAGCTGTTgtggaaaaacaaaaacaacaaag ACAGAGGAGGACGAGGACTGGCCGGAGCTACAGGACGGTCCTATCGCCGACAGACAATGCCGGGACGTGCTGTTCCTCATTATCTTCATCCTCTACCTGGGGGGAATG GTTTACGTGGCGTACCGCGGGGTTTCCCAGGGTGACCCGTATCGTCTGGTGTACGGTGTGGACAGCTGGGGTAACGTCTGCGACAGAAAGAACACGCCCATACCGGGGGTTCCCCTCTCAGGACGGGACATGTCGGGGAAAAA aagAACGTTACATCTAGATCCAGGTTACTATACAGAGTTACTGAAAACCCACATCATCCCTTCCTTCTCTAGTAACCCTGACATCGTCGTCTGCTTGTCTCATTGTCCAAACGAGACGCTGTCTTCGTCAGCGGAGGTAGACGCATACATGGCTCGCACCAACACCAGTCTGTGTAGATATGACACGTCAGCTTACGTCAGTGATGACGACATCTGCCTTAAACCCGTCAAACCGCA CACCAGTGTGTTCTGGCGCTGTATCCCCGACTCAGTGGTGATGATGGTCAAAGGTATGTCCGGGTCCTTCACCTCACTCCTCAGCGGTATCTCCGGGGGAAGCTTCACCCAG AAAGTCATCTCTGATCTGAAGAATACGTGGGTGGAGATTCTATACCTCGCCGCCATCGCCTTCG GGACCtcggtggtggtggtggtgctGATGTGGCTCCTTGCCGCCGTCATCATCTGGATGCTCATCTTCGCCGTCATCGCATTCTCTATCGGAGCCTCCGGATACAGCTG GTACTGTTGGTACCGGTTTGACGCGCGGTACAAAGGACTCCCAGCGAACGAGCAGACAGAGGCAGAAAGGGAGAGAACCCAGACCTGGTTGATCTACGCCGCCGTCACCAGCGCCATCACG TTAGTGCTGCTTCTTGTGTTACTCATCATGAGAAAGAGAATTCAGCTC GTGGTACAACTTTTCAAAGAAGCCGGGAAAGCCCTGAAGTGTGTACCGTGTCTGCTGCTACAGCCTGTCTGG ACGCTGTTGATACTGGTAGGAACGGTGGGAGGACTGGTGCTGATAGCGGTCTACATAGAGACATCTG GACAGCCCAATGTGAACAACCAGACGCAGACAGTCTCCTACGAGATGGAGAAATCATGGGAG tATGTACGGTGGTATCATATCTTTGGATTTTTGTGGATTTCTGCTTTCATCGTTGCGTGTCAAGACTTTGTCATAGCCAGTGCCATAGCCACCTGGTATTTCAAAAG AGACAAGTCGTCCATGGGGTGTCCTATCGCTACGGCTATCTGGAGAATCATAAG ATACCACATGGGGTCAATAGCGTTTGGGTCCTTCATCATAGCAGTAGTGCGCCTGGCCAGACTAATTCTGGCCTACATCCAGTCAAG GTTGCGGGGTAAGAGTGGCCCCGTGGTGGACTTCGTTCTCAAGGTGTTACAATGCTGTCTCTGGTGTTTTGAGAAGTTTCTCGCGTATTTGAACAGAAATGCGTACATTGAAATTG CTATCTTCGGTCACTCATTCTGTACGGGGGCCAAGAAGGCCTTCCTGCTGATTCTGGAGAACGCCTTAAGAGTGGCGGCCATTAACTCTATCGGAGACTTTGTCCTGTTCCTCGGGAAACTCAGCACCATGGCTGTCGTCCTCGTGGTTGGCAACGAATTCTTCCAG GGACATGAGGATGTAAATTTCGTGTTTGTGCCTCTGACTGTCAGCTGTGCCTTTGCCTATGCCATCTCCCACTGTTTCCTCCTAGTGTATGAG ATTACAATTGATACCATCTTCTTGTGTTTCTGTGAGGATTGTAAGGAAAATGACGGAATCAACAAGCCCTACTATATGAGCACAGACCTACTG AACTATATGCAGAAAACAAGCAAAATAATGAACATGGAcaagcaaaagaaaaagaaaaaagaggaaACAGATCTCGCAACTGTGTAG
- the LOC105335254 gene encoding choline transporter-like protein 1 isoform X1 — MGCSSCCGKTKTTKVKPLKTEEDEDWPELQDGPIADRQCRDVLFLIIFILYLGGMVYVAYRGVSQGDPYRLVYGVDSWGNVCDRKNTPIPGVPLSGRDMSGKKRTLHLDPGYYTELLKTHIIPSFSSNPDIVVCLSHCPNETLSSSAEVDAYMARTNTSLCRYDTSAYVSDDDICLKPVKPHTSVFWRCIPDSVVMMVKGMSGSFTSLLSGISGGSFTQKVISDLKNTWVEILYLAAIAFGTSVVVVVLMWLLAAVIIWMLIFAVIAFSIGASGYSWYCWYRFDARYKGLPANEQTEAERERTQTWLIYAAVTSAITLVLLLVLLIMRKRIQLVVQLFKEAGKALKCVPCLLLQPVWTLLILVGTVGGLVLIAVYIETSGQPNVNNQTQTVSYEMEKSWEYVRWYHIFGFLWISAFIVACQDFVIASAIATWYFKRDKSSMGCPIATAIWRIIRYHMGSIAFGSFIIAVVRLARLILAYIQSRLRGKSGPVVDFVLKVLQCCLWCFEKFLAYLNRNAYIEIAIFGHSFCTGAKKAFLLILENALRVAAINSIGDFVLFLGKLSTMAVVLVVGNEFFQGHEDVNFVFVPLTVSCAFAYAISHCFLLVYEITIDTIFLCFCEDCKENDGINKPYYMSTDLLNYMQKTSKIMNMDKQKKKKKEETDLATV; from the exons ATGGGTTGCTCAAGCTGTTgtggaaaaacaaaaacaacaaaggTGAAACCCCTTAAA ACAGAGGAGGACGAGGACTGGCCGGAGCTACAGGACGGTCCTATCGCCGACAGACAATGCCGGGACGTGCTGTTCCTCATTATCTTCATCCTCTACCTGGGGGGAATG GTTTACGTGGCGTACCGCGGGGTTTCCCAGGGTGACCCGTATCGTCTGGTGTACGGTGTGGACAGCTGGGGTAACGTCTGCGACAGAAAGAACACGCCCATACCGGGGGTTCCCCTCTCAGGACGGGACATGTCGGGGAAAAA aagAACGTTACATCTAGATCCAGGTTACTATACAGAGTTACTGAAAACCCACATCATCCCTTCCTTCTCTAGTAACCCTGACATCGTCGTCTGCTTGTCTCATTGTCCAAACGAGACGCTGTCTTCGTCAGCGGAGGTAGACGCATACATGGCTCGCACCAACACCAGTCTGTGTAGATATGACACGTCAGCTTACGTCAGTGATGACGACATCTGCCTTAAACCCGTCAAACCGCA CACCAGTGTGTTCTGGCGCTGTATCCCCGACTCAGTGGTGATGATGGTCAAAGGTATGTCCGGGTCCTTCACCTCACTCCTCAGCGGTATCTCCGGGGGAAGCTTCACCCAG AAAGTCATCTCTGATCTGAAGAATACGTGGGTGGAGATTCTATACCTCGCCGCCATCGCCTTCG GGACCtcggtggtggtggtggtgctGATGTGGCTCCTTGCCGCCGTCATCATCTGGATGCTCATCTTCGCCGTCATCGCATTCTCTATCGGAGCCTCCGGATACAGCTG GTACTGTTGGTACCGGTTTGACGCGCGGTACAAAGGACTCCCAGCGAACGAGCAGACAGAGGCAGAAAGGGAGAGAACCCAGACCTGGTTGATCTACGCCGCCGTCACCAGCGCCATCACG TTAGTGCTGCTTCTTGTGTTACTCATCATGAGAAAGAGAATTCAGCTC GTGGTACAACTTTTCAAAGAAGCCGGGAAAGCCCTGAAGTGTGTACCGTGTCTGCTGCTACAGCCTGTCTGG ACGCTGTTGATACTGGTAGGAACGGTGGGAGGACTGGTGCTGATAGCGGTCTACATAGAGACATCTG GACAGCCCAATGTGAACAACCAGACGCAGACAGTCTCCTACGAGATGGAGAAATCATGGGAG tATGTACGGTGGTATCATATCTTTGGATTTTTGTGGATTTCTGCTTTCATCGTTGCGTGTCAAGACTTTGTCATAGCCAGTGCCATAGCCACCTGGTATTTCAAAAG AGACAAGTCGTCCATGGGGTGTCCTATCGCTACGGCTATCTGGAGAATCATAAG ATACCACATGGGGTCAATAGCGTTTGGGTCCTTCATCATAGCAGTAGTGCGCCTGGCCAGACTAATTCTGGCCTACATCCAGTCAAG GTTGCGGGGTAAGAGTGGCCCCGTGGTGGACTTCGTTCTCAAGGTGTTACAATGCTGTCTCTGGTGTTTTGAGAAGTTTCTCGCGTATTTGAACAGAAATGCGTACATTGAAATTG CTATCTTCGGTCACTCATTCTGTACGGGGGCCAAGAAGGCCTTCCTGCTGATTCTGGAGAACGCCTTAAGAGTGGCGGCCATTAACTCTATCGGAGACTTTGTCCTGTTCCTCGGGAAACTCAGCACCATGGCTGTCGTCCTCGTGGTTGGCAACGAATTCTTCCAG GGACATGAGGATGTAAATTTCGTGTTTGTGCCTCTGACTGTCAGCTGTGCCTTTGCCTATGCCATCTCCCACTGTTTCCTCCTAGTGTATGAG ATTACAATTGATACCATCTTCTTGTGTTTCTGTGAGGATTGTAAGGAAAATGACGGAATCAACAAGCCCTACTATATGAGCACAGACCTACTG AACTATATGCAGAAAACAAGCAAAATAATGAACATGGAcaagcaaaagaaaaagaaaaaagaggaaACAGATCTCGCAACTGTGTAG
- the LOC105335253 gene encoding protein SMIM7 homolog: protein MISDLILFGTLLVNAGAILNFKLVKAKNDQFEVNAEPTLGEKVREFLQSLRYFRIFIGLWNIFVMFLMLVFFGH from the exons ATGATTTCAGACTTGATTTTATTTGG AACCTTGTTGGTGAATGCTGGTGCTATCTTGAACTTTAAACT gGTCAAAGCAAAGAATGACCAGTTCGAAGTGAATGCTGAACCAACCTTAG GGGAGAAGGTTCGAGAGTTTTTACAGAGTCTGCGCTACTTCAGAATCTTCATAGGATTATGGAATATTTTCGTTATGTTTCTCATGCTAGT tTTCTTCGGTCACTGA